TTTTCCATTGGAGGAAAGGTTGGATCGCTATTTCAACGGGTGGACCTCAACCGtaaaatcaaatattaaaatgtgtacatacGTTCCATGTGGACTTGTGCTGGTTTGAAATGCAGTGGGGGTCATCATTCCAGAGATTGTTTGGGTTATTGTGGCTGCAGTTTGGgcagttgttgtggttggttctCCAGTTGTCTGAACAGCTGTTGTAGCGAGAGGTTCAATTGTAgtgggggctgtggtgggggccAGGCCTGAAAGTACAACATCAATGAGTGACTGAAACTAACTAATCAAGGACTTTATTCAACAAATTCAAATGTACAAACACTTGTTGATGTTGTAGGGAGAAACCTACCGCTAGCGTTCAGGACTGCAGTTAAGAATTTGCTTGGCTCATTGATGTCACCTTTCTGATAGACGTACTCCACAGTGGCATTAATCTGGTTAGGTGTGAtcctgaaggaaaataaaaaaggaagatgTTTCATGCTGATGATATACACCATTACTACATTTGACCACAAGGATAAGACTGGAACTTGCCTCAGTTAATCGTTATCAAAAAGTTCTGTTCAcaatcaataggaaatcatcaaGGCACCCAGGTTTTGGACTTACGTAAAAATTGCTTGCGGGAAGTGGAAAGGATTTTCTTAGGTTGGATCAGCATTAGGTTCAGCtaaaaagcagaggaaaaagcgtaaaaagaagtttaaaaaagaaatgaataaacaataagGACATCCTCACTACCTTGTGAGCTTTAATCTTATGATCAGCTGACCAGTGACTAGCATGTTCAGGGTTGCTGCAGAAAGCTCACCAGTTTGTCGATTgcatcctggatgagtttgtaTGTCTCATTCCTGAGTTCAGGGTTTTCTGGAATGTGCACGTCGTTTATCCGGTAGCCCAGTGTCATATCAAAGGAATGATCGGATAGTTCTgaggaataaataaaacttcattTCATTGTGCTTGCTTAACATAAACtgttaagaaaatgaaatctgtaacATTTCATATGTACCAGTAAAACGGCCTTCTAGGCATCGTGAATTAAATAGATATGGTGGTCTCAGGGGCCAGATGTAAAGGTAGGGTTTGTGGACATGTGACTTACGCTGATAAGTAATATTCTGCACTCTCACTGGATCATTCAAGTCCGTCATGTTGCTCGGTGCTTTCACTGTATCGTTCATCTGCCATAGACGAGCATCCAAGAGAGTTTGGGCCATAGTGACAATCTCACTCTCGCTGGGGAACGGTCTTGACTGGTGTCGAACACAAGCCGAATACAGATGAAAACCGAGCCCATGCTGCAGAAACACGTGGAGGCAACGTTAGGATTTTCCATTGGAGAAAGGTTGGATCGCTATTTCAACGGGTGGAACCTCAACCGtaaaatcaaatattaaaatgtgtacatacGTTCCATGTGGACTTGTGCTGGTTTGAAATGCAGTGGGGGTCATCCATTCCAGAGATTGTTTGGGTTATTGTGGCTGCAGTTGGGgcagttgttgtggttggttctCCAGTTGTCTGAACAGCTGTTGTAGCGAGAGGTTCAATTGTAgtgggggctgtggtgggggccAGGCCTGAAAGTACAACATCAATGAGTGACTGAACTAACCAATCAAGGACTTTATTCcaacaaattcaaatgtaaaaaacactTGTTGATGTTGTAGGGAGAAACCTACCGCTAGCGTTCAGGACTGCAGTTAAGAATTTGCTTGGCTCATTGATGTCACCTTTCTGATAGACGTACTCCACAGTGGCATTAATCTGGTTAGGTGTGATcctgaaggaaataaaaaaggaagaggtTTCATGCTGATGATATACACCATTCATACATTTAACCACAAGGAAATGACTGGAACTTGCCTCAGTTAATCGTTATCAAAAAAGTTCTGTTCAcaatcaataggaaatcattcAAGGCACCCAGGTTTTGGACTTACGTAAAAATTGCTTGCGGGAAGTGGAAAGGATTTTCTTCAGGTTGGATCAGCATTAGGTTCAGCtaaaaagcagaggaaaaagcgtaaaaagaagttttaaaaagaatgaataaacaataagGACATCCTCACTACCTTGTGAGCTTTAATCTTATGATCAGCTGACCAGTGACTAGCATGTCAGGGTTGCTGCAGAAAGCTCACCAGTTTGTCGATTgcatcctggatgagtttgtaTGTCTCATTCCTGAGTTCAGGGTTTTCTGGAATGTGCACGTCGTTTATCCGATAGCCCAGTGTCATATCAAACGAATGATCGGATAGTTCTgaggaataaataaaacttcattTCATTGTGCTTGCTTAACATAAAACtgttaagaaaatgaaatctgtaacATTTCATATGTACCAGTAAAACGGCCTTCTAGGCATCGTGAATTAAATAGATATGGTGGTCTCAGGGGCCAGATGTAAAGGTAGGGTTTGTGGACATGTGACTTACGCTGATAAGTAATATTCTGCACTCTCACTGGATCATTCAAGTCCGTCATGTTGCTCGGCGCTTTCACTGTATCGTTCATCTGCCATAGACGAGCATCCAAGAGAGTTTGGGCCATAGTGACAATCTCACTCTCGCTGGGGACGGTCTTGATGGTGTCGAACACAAGCCGAATACAGATGAAAACCGAGCCCATGCTGCAGAAACACGTGGAGGCAACGTTAGGATTTTCCATTGGAGGAAAGGTTGGATCGCTATTTCAACGGGTGGACCTCAACTGtaaaatcaaatattaaaatgtgtacatacagtTCCATGTGGACTTGTGCTGGTTTGAAATGCAGTGGGGGTCATCATTCCAGAGATTGTTTGGGTTATTGTGGCTGCAGTTGGGgcagttgttgtggttggttctCCAGTTGTCTGAACAGCTGTTGTAGTGAGAGGTtcagttgtagtgggggctgtggtgggggccAGGCCTGAAAGTACAACATCAATGAGTGACTGAAACTAACCAATCAAGGACTTTATTCcaacaaattcaaatgtaaaaacacttCTTGGTTGATGTTGTAGGGAGAAACCTACCGCTAGCGTTCAGGACTGCAGTTAAGAATTTGCTTGGCTCATTGATGTCACCTTTCTGATAGACGTACCCCACAGTGGCATTAATCTGGTTAGGTGTGATcctgtagaaaaataaaaaaggaagaggtTTCATGCTGATGATATACACCATTTACACATTTGACAACAAGGATAAGACTGGAACTTGCCTCATTTAATCTTTATCAAAAAAGTTCTGTTCAcaatcaataggaaatcattcAAGGCACCCAGGTTTTGGACTTACGTAAAAATTGCTTGCGGGAAGTGGAAAGGATTTTCTTCAGGTTGGATCAGCATTAGGTTCAGCtaaaaagcagaggaaaaagcgtaaaaagaagtttaaaaaagaatgaataaacaataagGACATCCTCACTACCTTGTGAGCTTTAATCTTATGATCAGCTGACCAGTGACTAGCATGTTCAGGGTTCCTGCAGAAAGCTCACCAGCTTGTCGATTgcatcctggatgagtttgtaTGTCTCGTTCCTGAGTTCAGGGTTTTCTGGAATGTGCACGTCGTTTATCCGATAGCCCAGTGTCATATCAAAGGAATGATCGGATAGTTCTgaggaataaataaaacttcattTCATTGTGCTTGCTTAACATAAACTcttaagaaaatgaaatctgtaacATTTCATATGTACCAGTAAAACGGCCTTCTAGGCATCGTGAATTAAATAGAGATGGTGGTCTCAGGAGCCAGATGTAAAGGTAGGGTTTGTGGACATGTGACTTACGCTGATAAGTAATATTCTGCACTCTCACTGGATCATTCAAGTCCGTCATGTTGCTCGGCGCTTTCACTGTATCGTTCATCTGCCATAGACGAGCATCCAAGAGAGTTTGGGCCATAGTGACAATCTCACTCTCGCTGGGGACGGTCTTGATGGTGTCGAACACAAGCCGAATACAGATGAAAACCGAGCCCATGCTGCAGAAACACGTGGAGGCAACGTTAGCATTTTCCATTGGAGGAAAGGTTGGATCGCTATTTCAACGGGTGAACCTCAACCGtaaaatcaaatattaaaatgtgtacatacGTTCCATGTGGACTTGTGCTGGTTTGAAATGCAGTGGGGGTCATCATTCCAGAGATTGTTTGGGTTATTGTGGCTGCAGTTGGGgcagttgttgtggttggttctCCAGTTGTCTGAACAGCTGTTGTAGTGAGAGGTtcagttgtagtgggggctgtggtgggggccAGGCCTGAAAGTACAACATCAATGAGTGACTGAAACTAACCAATCAAGGACTTTATTCcaacaaattcaaatgtaaaaacacttGTTGATGTTGTAGGGAGAAACCTACCGCTAGCGTTCAGGACTGCAGTTAAGAATTTGCTTGGCTCATTGATGTCACCTTTCTGATAGACGTACTCCACAGTGGCATTAATCTGGTTAGGTGTGATCCtgtaggaaaataaaaaaggaagaggtTTCATGCTGATGATATACACCATTTATACATTTGACCACAAGGAAATGACTGGAACTTGCCTCAGTTAATCGTTATCAAAAAAGTTCTGTTCACtaatcaataggaaatcattcAAGGCACCCAGGTTTTGGACTTACGTAAAAATTGCTTGCGGGAAGTGGAAAGGATTTTCTTCAGGTTGGATCAGCATTAGGTTCAGCtaaaaagcagaggaaaaagcgtaaaaagaagtttaaaaaagaatgaataaacaataagGACATCCTCACTACCTTGTGAGCTTTAATCTTATGATCAGCTGACCAGTGACTAGCATGTACAGGGTTGCTGCAGAAAGCTCACCAGTTTGTCGATTgcatcctggatgagtttgtaTGTCTCATTCCTGAGTTCAGGGTTTTCTGGAATGTGCACGTCGTTTATCCGATAGCCCAGTGTCATAACAAAGGAATGATCGGATAGTTCTgaggaataaataaaacttcattTCATTGTGCTTGCTTAACATAAACtgttaagaaaatgaaatctgtaacATTTCATATGTACCAGTAAAACGGCCTTCTAGGCATCGTGAATCAAATAGAGATGGTGGTCTCAGGGGCCAGATGTAAAGGTCGGGTTTGTGGACATGTGACTTACGCTGATAAGTAATATTCTGCACTCTCACTGGATCATTCAAGTCCGTCATGTTGCTCGGCGCTTTCACTGTATCGTTCATCTGCCATAGACGAGCATCCAAGAGAGTTTGGGCCATAGTGACAATCTCACTCTCGCTGGGGACGGTCTTGATGGTGTCGAACACAAGCCGAATACAGATGAAAACCGAGCCCATGCTGCAGAAACACGTGGAGGCAACGTTAGGATTTTCCATTGGAGGAAACGTTGGATCGCTATTTCAACGGGTGGACCTCAACCGTAAAAtctaatattaaaatgtgtacatacGTTCCATGTGGACTTGTGCTGGTTTGAAATGCAGTGGGGGTCATCATTCCAGAGATTGTTTGGGTTATTGTGGCTGCAATTGGGCcagttgttgtggttggttctCCAGTTGTCTGAACAGCTGTTGTAGTGAGAGGTtcagttgtagtgggggctgtggtgggggccAGGCCTGAAAGTACAACATCAATGAGTGACTGAAACTAACCAATCAAGGACTTTATTCcaacaaattcaaatgtaaaaacacttGTTGATGTTGTAGGGAGAAACCTACCGCTAGCATTCAGGACTGCAGTTAAGAATTTGCTTGGCTCATTGATGTCACCTTTCTGATAGACGTACTCCACAGTGGAATTAATCTGGTTAGGTGTGATCCtgtaggaaaataaaaaaggaagaggtTTCATGCTGATGATATACACCATTCATACATTTAACAACAAGGATAAGACTGGAACTTGCCTCAGTTAATCGTTATCAAAAAAGTTCTGTTCAtaatcaataggaaatcattcAAGGCACCCAGGTTTTGGACTTACGTAAAAATTGCTTGCGGGAAGTGGAAAGGATTTTCTTCAGGTTGGATCAGCATTAGGTTCAGCtaaaaagcagaggaaaaagcataaaaagaagtttaaaaaagaatgaataaacaataagGACATCCTCACTACCTTGTGAGCTTTAATCTTATGATCAGCTGACCAGTGACTAGCATGTACAGGGTTGCTGCAGAAAGCTCACCAGCTTGTCGATTgcatcctggatgagtttgtaTGTCTCATTCCTGAGTTCAGGGTTATCTGGAATGTGCACGTCGTTTATCCGATAGCCCAGTGTCATAACAAAGGAATGATCGGATAGTTCTgaggaataaataaaacttcatttcattgtgcttgcttaacataaaatgttaagaaaatgaaatctgtaacATTTCATATGTACCAGTAAAACGGCCTTCTAGGTATCGTGAATTAAATAGATATGGTGGTCTCAGGGGCCAGATGTAAAGGTAGGGTTTGTGGACATGTGACTTACGCTGATAAGTAATATTCTGCACTCTCACTGGATCATTCAAGTCCGTCATGTTGCTCGGCGCTTTCACTGTATCGTTCATCTGCCATAGACGAGCATCCAAGAGAGTTTGGGCCATAGTGACAATCTCACTCTCGCTGGGGACGGTCTTGATGGTGTCGAACACAAGCCGAATACAGATGAAAACCGAGCCCATGCTGCAGAAACACGTGGAGGCAACGTTAGGATTTTCCATTGGAGGAAAGGTTGGATCGCTATTTCAACGGGTGGACCTCAACCGTTAAAtctaatattaaaatgtgtacatacGTTCCATGTGGACTTGTGCTGGTTTGAAATGCAGTGGGGGTCATCATTCCAGAGATTGTTTGGGTTATTGTGGCTGCAATTGGGCcagttgttgtggttggttctCCACTTGTCTGAACAGCTGTTGTAGTGAGAGGTtcagttgtagtgggggctgtgGTGGTGGCCAGGCCTGAAAGTACAACATCAATGAGTGACTGAAACTAACCAATCAAGGACTTTATTCcaacaaattcaaatgtaaaaacacttGTTGATGTTGTAGGGAGAAACCTACCGCTAGCGTTCAGGACTGCAGTTAAGAATTTGCTTGGCTCATTGATGTCACCTTTCTGATAGACGTACTCCACAGTGGCATTAATCTGGTTAGGTGTGATCCtgtaggaaaataaaaaaggaagaggtTTCATGCTGATGATATACACCATTTACACATTTGACAACAAGGATAAGACTGGAACTTGCCTCAATTAATCTTTATCAAAAAGGTCTGTTCATAATCAATAGGAAAACATACAAGGCACCCAGGTTTTGGACTTACGTAAAAATTGCTTGCGGGAAGTGGAAAGGATTTTCTTCAGGTTGGATCAGCATTAGGTTCAGCTgaaaagcagaggaaaaagcgtaaaaagaagttttaaaaagaatgaataaacaataagGACGTCCTCACTACCTTGTGAGCTTTAATCTTATGATCAGCTGACCAGTGACTAGCATGTACAGGGTTGCTGCAGAAAGCTCACCAGTTTGTCGATTgcatcctggatgagtttgtaTGTCTCATTCCTGAGTTCAGGGTTTTCTGGAATGTGCACGTCGTTTATCCGATAGCCCAGTGTCATAACAAAGGAATGATCGGATAGTTCTgaggaataaataaaacttcatttcattgtgcttgcttaacataaaatgttaagaaaatgaaatctgtaacATTTCATATGTACCAGTAAAACGGCCTTCTAGGTATCGTGAATTAAATAGATATGGTGGTCTCAGGGGCCAGATGTAAAGGTAGGGTTTGTGGACATGTGACTTACGCTGATAAGTAATATTCTGCACTCTCACTGGATCATTCAAGTCCGTCATGTTGCTCGGCGCTTTCACTGTATCGTTCATCTGCCATAGACGAGCATCCAAGAGAGTTTGGGCCATAGTGACAATCTCACTCTCGCTGGGGACGGTCTTGATGGTGTCGAACACAAGCCGAATACAGATGAAAACCGAGCCCATGCTGCAGAAACACGTGGAGGCAACGTTAGGATTTTCCATTGGAGGAAACGTTGGATCGCTATTTCAACGGGTGGACCTCAACCGTAAAAtctaatattaaaatgtgtacatacattCCATGTGGACTTGTGCTGGTTTGAAATGCAGTGGGGGTCATCATTCCAGAGATTGTTTGGGTTATTGTGGCTGCAATTGGGCcagttgttgtggttggttctCCACTTGTCTGAACAGCTGTTGTAGTGAGAGGTtcagttgtagtgggggctgtgGTGGTGGCCAGGCCTGAAAGTACAACATCAATGAGTGACTGAAACTAATCAATCAAGGACTTTATTCcaacaaattcaaatgtaaaaacacttGTTGATGTTGTAGGGAGAAACCTACCGCTAGCGTTCAGGACTGCAGTTAAGAATTTGCTTGGCTCATTGATGTCACCTTTCTGATAGACGTACCCC
This region of Anguilla anguilla isolate fAngAng1 chromosome 5, fAngAng1.pri, whole genome shotgun sequence genomic DNA includes:
- the LOC118227465 gene encoding uncharacterized protein LOC118227465 — translated: MGSVFICIRLVFDTIKTVPSEKNPELRNETYKLIQDAIDKLLNLMLIQPEENPFHFPQAIFTITPNQINATVEYVYQKGDINEPSKFLTAVLNASGLATTTAPTTTEPLTTTAVQTSGEPTTTTGPIAATITQTISGMMTPTAFQTSTSPHGTMGSVFICIRLVFDTIKTVPSESEIVTMAQTLLDARLWQMNDTVKAPSNMTDLNDPVRVQNITYQPEPNADPT